In Croceicoccus sp. Ery15, a genomic segment contains:
- a CDS encoding CHASE domain-containing protein, translated as MQATGGIAGAQAADRADLLQPNDTRGVPIADGVKQGLGPAGQQAGGPQGSGLTRAERRMGGTLRWFSRFPRALPLAIFITIFAMTLLGVWAIERAESDARRADLEQLAVEAGAALERRANANAAYLRSGAALFASQDSVPVPMFQTFVGQLRLDSNFRGADGIGWAARVNTGDVAAFENRMREVGVADFAVDPLPSADQAYAVPVTNLQPETERNRRALGFNMFSEPVRRDAMIEAEESARPTASGRVVLVQEGDVDAAGFLVYMPVFHTGADGMRELKGYIYSPFNAQDFVDSAMQGMENRAVQMAIYDETVAPDRLMAQRATGEAGGESVRKIVQIANREWVLELHSLRPAALSQLSLIALIAGLICSTLALAIAWLLTRQAVEARQVIELLEEQAAIRNSLTRELNHRVKNTLANVLSIVSLTRRRADSIESFAESLDGRIRALSATHDLLTQSEWGTTPVRSVIEVEMAPYAQGRDAVVEMNGPHVELAPNDALSMGLAIHELATNAAKYGALSTADGKVEVDWDLMSDDLVRVRWRESGGPEVSQDRKRGFGTDLIEKIVAHELRNPVELVFEPTGVRCTMLIPVRSRSEFVLRAKRMKQRIDRAQFCPD; from the coding sequence ATGCAGGCGACCGGCGGCATCGCCGGGGCACAAGCGGCGGATCGGGCGGATCTTCTGCAGCCGAACGACACAAGGGGCGTTCCGATCGCCGACGGAGTGAAACAGGGGTTAGGGCCTGCGGGGCAGCAAGCGGGCGGACCGCAAGGCAGCGGGCTGACGCGGGCAGAGCGGCGGATGGGCGGAACCCTGCGCTGGTTCTCGCGCTTTCCGCGGGCGTTGCCACTGGCCATCTTCATCACGATTTTCGCCATGACCCTGCTGGGCGTGTGGGCGATCGAACGTGCCGAAAGCGATGCGCGCCGCGCCGATCTGGAGCAATTGGCAGTGGAAGCGGGGGCCGCGCTGGAACGGCGGGCCAATGCCAATGCCGCCTATCTGCGGTCGGGCGCGGCGCTGTTCGCCAGCCAGGACAGCGTGCCCGTGCCCATGTTCCAGACCTTCGTCGGTCAATTGCGGCTCGATTCCAATTTCCGCGGCGCCGACGGCATCGGCTGGGCCGCGCGGGTGAACACCGGCGATGTCGCGGCATTCGAAAACAGGATGCGCGAAGTGGGCGTAGCCGATTTTGCGGTCGACCCCTTGCCGAGCGCCGATCAGGCCTACGCCGTGCCGGTCACCAATCTGCAGCCCGAAACCGAACGGAACCGCCGCGCGCTGGGCTTTAACATGTTTTCCGAACCCGTCCGCCGCGACGCGATGATAGAGGCAGAGGAGAGCGCCCGCCCCACGGCATCGGGCCGCGTCGTGCTGGTGCAGGAAGGCGACGTCGATGCCGCGGGCTTTCTGGTCTATATGCCCGTGTTCCACACCGGCGCAGACGGGATGCGCGAATTGAAGGGCTATATCTACAGCCCGTTCAACGCGCAGGATTTCGTCGATTCCGCGATGCAGGGCATGGAAAACCGCGCCGTGCAAATGGCGATATACGACGAGACGGTCGCGCCCGACCGGCTGATGGCACAGCGCGCCACGGGCGAGGCCGGGGGTGAGAGTGTGCGCAAGATCGTGCAGATCGCCAATCGCGAATGGGTGCTGGAACTCCATTCGCTGCGTCCCGCCGCGCTGAGCCAGCTGTCGCTGATCGCGCTGATCGCGGGTCTGATCTGTTCGACGCTGGCGCTGGCTATTGCATGGTTGCTGACGCGGCAGGCGGTAGAGGCGCGGCAGGTGATCGAATTGCTGGAAGAACAGGCCGCGATCCGCAATTCACTGACCCGCGAACTGAATCACCGCGTCAAGAATACGCTGGCCAATGTGCTGTCGATCGTATCACTGACCCGCCGCCGCGCCGATTCCATCGAGAGTTTCGCCGAATCGCTCGACGGGCGTATCCGCGCGCTGTCGGCCACGCACGATCTGCTGACCCAGTCCGAATGGGGCACCACGCCCGTCCGTTCGGTGATCGAGGTCGAGATGGCCCCCTATGCACAAGGGCGCGATGCGGTGGTCGAAATGAACGGCCCGCATGTCGAGCTGGCACCCAACGATGCGCTATCGATGGGTCTTGCCATTCACGAATTGGCGACCAATGCCGCCAAATATGGCGCGCTGTCGACTGCCGACGGCAAGGTAGAGGTCGACTGGGATCTCATGTCCGACGATCTGGTGCGCGTCCGCTGGCGCGAGAGCGGCGGGCCCGAGGTTTCGCAGGACCGCAAGCGCGGTTTTGGTACCGATCTCATCGAGAAGATCGTCGCCCATGAACTGCGCAATCCGGTCGAGCTGGTGTTCGAACCGACGGGCGTGCGCTGTACCATGCTGATCCCCGTGCGCTCGCGCAGCGAATTCGTGCTGCGGGCCAAGCGCATGAAGCAGCGCATCGACCGCGCGCAATTCTGCCCTGACTGA
- a CDS encoding response regulator, translating to MSLGAKVAANLPYLRRYARALSGSQSTGDAFVRATLEAILADTELKESLAEGGRVPLYRAFSKLWSSAFLQVADGDDMVGDHETAAQERLSVITPLNRQALLLTTLEDFSIPQAAEIMDLTEGEVEALVQEAVSEIDRESATSVLIIEDEPLISMQLEDLVRSLGHDICGTAATRTQAQAVIAESMPGLVLADIQLADGSSGLDAVDDILSIGSVPVIFITAYPERLLTGDRPEPTYLVTKPFQESTVRAAISQALFFGSSRPLP from the coding sequence ATGTCTCTTGGGGCCAAGGTTGCCGCCAATCTTCCATATCTGCGGCGCTATGCGCGCGCATTGTCCGGATCGCAAAGCACGGGGGACGCATTTGTGCGTGCCACGCTTGAGGCGATTCTTGCCGACACCGAATTAAAGGAAAGCCTTGCCGAAGGCGGCCGGGTGCCGCTTTACCGCGCTTTCAGCAAGCTGTGGTCGAGCGCGTTTCTGCAGGTCGCAGACGGCGACGACATGGTCGGCGACCATGAAACCGCCGCGCAGGAACGTCTTTCGGTCATCACGCCACTTAACCGGCAGGCTTTGCTGCTGACCACGCTGGAAGATTTCTCGATCCCGCAAGCGGCCGAGATCATGGATCTGACCGAAGGCGAGGTCGAGGCTCTGGTGCAGGAAGCGGTGAGCGAGATCGACCGCGAATCCGCGACCAGCGTTCTGATTATCGAGGACGAGCCGCTGATTTCGATGCAGCTTGAGGATCTCGTCCGCTCGCTGGGCCACGATATTTGCGGCACCGCCGCCACGCGCACGCAGGCGCAGGCGGTGATCGCGGAATCGATGCCAGGTCTGGTGCTGGCCGATATCCAGCTGGCCGACGGTTCGTCGGGCCTCGACGCGGTGGACGACATCCTCTCCATCGGGTCGGTGCCGGTGATCTTTATCACGGCCTATCCCGAACGCCTGCTGACGGGCGACCGGCCCGAGCCGACCTATCTGGTCACCAAGCCGTTTCAGGAAAGCACGGTGCGCGCCGCGATCAGCCAGGCGCTGTTCTTCGGATCGAGCCGCCCGCTGCCCTAA
- a CDS encoding Crp/Fnr family transcriptional regulator, translated as MMTGTATTSCISCPLVECPGLRDSGAERRREIQTFKQGEIALERGGQVLTQGTKSTEIYTVLSGVLIRFRLMEDGQRQIINFLFPGDLIGLQSMLDEPMTHGVEALTPARLCVFPRDRFLNFVGRNPQLGYDIIWLAAKEESALEEHLVALGQRNARERIAYLALFLLKRAEGTCLAGSDHRVELSVTQGQVADMLGLSLVHTNRSMQSLRRDGLVRWSLNAIEIPDPEEVSRFVRYDPSLSAPRPFL; from the coding sequence ATGATGACGGGAACCGCAACAACATCGTGCATCAGCTGCCCGCTGGTCGAATGCCCCGGTTTGCGGGATTCGGGTGCCGAACGCCGGCGCGAGATCCAGACGTTCAAACAGGGTGAGATCGCGCTGGAACGCGGCGGACAGGTTCTGACGCAAGGCACAAAGAGCACTGAGATCTATACGGTACTGTCAGGCGTGCTGATCCGGTTCCGCCTGATGGAGGACGGGCAGCGGCAGATCATCAATTTCCTGTTTCCCGGCGATCTGATCGGTCTGCAATCCATGCTGGACGAACCGATGACGCATGGGGTGGAGGCATTGACCCCCGCGCGGCTGTGCGTGTTCCCGCGCGACCGCTTTCTGAACTTTGTCGGGCGCAATCCGCAACTGGGTTATGACATCATATGGCTGGCCGCAAAGGAAGAGTCCGCGCTGGAGGAACATCTGGTCGCGCTGGGGCAGCGCAATGCGCGCGAACGTATCGCCTATCTGGCGCTGTTCCTGTTGAAACGGGCCGAGGGGACCTGCCTTGCCGGATCGGATCACCGCGTCGAATTGTCGGTCACGCAGGGGCAGGTGGCCGATATGCTAGGGCTGTCGCTGGTGCATACCAACCGGTCGATGCAAAGCCTGCGGCGGGACGGTCTGGTCCGATGGTCGCTGAATGCGATCGAAATCCCCGATCCTGAGGAAGTGAGCCGGTTCGTGCGATACGATCCCAGCCTGTCCGCGCCGCGGCCGTTCTTGTGA
- a CDS encoding response regulator, translated as MTTTSARDTDYRIGTALVVEDDPILALSLEDILLSGGSPEVTVCSSTRQALAALERKRPDVLVLDVHLVDRDDGWAVAELVTELGPQVPRIVFSTGNPQAIPPAIKEMGKVLVKPYAPEALLEAVRDTRRTGLLQRLRGAISHD; from the coding sequence ATGACGACCACATCTGCCAGGGATACCGATTACCGGATCGGTACAGCCTTGGTTGTTGAGGACGATCCCATTCTCGCCCTATCGCTAGAAGACATCCTGCTGAGCGGCGGGTCGCCCGAGGTGACCGTCTGTTCCAGCACTCGTCAGGCATTGGCTGCGCTGGAACGCAAACGGCCCGATGTTTTGGTGCTGGACGTGCATCTGGTGGACCGCGACGATGGCTGGGCCGTCGCGGAACTGGTCACCGAACTGGGTCCGCAGGTGCCGCGCATCGTGTTTTCTACCGGCAATCCGCAAGCGATCCCGCCCGCGATCAAGGAAATGGGCAAGGTGCTGGTCAAGCCCTATGCCCCCGAAGCGCTGCTGGAAGCGGTGCGCGACACGCGCCGCACCGGCCTGTTGCAACGCCTGCGCGGCGCTATCTCGCACGACTGA
- a CDS encoding N-acetyltransferase, with translation MGEITVAPVADKAGRKQFTDLAYRLNADDPNWVPPLRSEAAELVDPAKNPFFQHADVQLFLARRDGRVVGRISAHIDRLALEMPVEQGFGPGCGQWGLLEAEDESVCHALIAAAEQWLRDQGMTRVLAPISLSIWEEPGLLTLGHDHPPMVMMGHDKPQYQPWIEALGYEAAKMLRTFDLDVRVEYPKLIQRIIASGEKNDKIRIRKVDKSRFDEEAALILDILNDAWSGNWGFVPITDAEVAHTGKKLKPLVFEDLIRVAEYEGEPVAFMMTLPDLNRPIKEIGGKLFPFGWIKLLRWLRHPYPADMRVPLMGVRSHLQSSRLASQLAFMMIEYIRREAVVKYGSKRGEIGWILDDNQGMNAIAEAIDATVNREYTIYGKALVG, from the coding sequence ATGGGTGAGATCACCGTCGCGCCGGTGGCAGACAAGGCCGGTCGCAAGCAATTCACCGATCTCGCCTACAGGCTGAACGCAGACGATCCGAACTGGGTGCCGCCGCTGCGATCCGAAGCGGCGGAGCTGGTCGATCCGGCGAAGAACCCGTTTTTCCAGCATGCCGATGTGCAGCTGTTTCTGGCCCGCCGCGACGGCCGCGTCGTGGGGCGTATTTCCGCCCATATCGACCGGCTGGCGCTCGAAATGCCGGTGGAGCAGGGCTTTGGCCCCGGCTGCGGCCAGTGGGGCCTGCTGGAGGCGGAGGACGAATCGGTCTGTCACGCGCTGATCGCCGCGGCAGAACAATGGTTGCGCGATCAGGGCATGACCCGCGTGCTGGCGCCGATTTCGCTGTCGATCTGGGAAGAACCCGGCCTGCTGACATTGGGCCACGATCATCCGCCCATGGTGATGATGGGCCATGACAAGCCGCAATATCAGCCATGGATCGAGGCGCTGGGATATGAAGCGGCCAAGATGTTGCGCACCTTCGACCTCGACGTGCGGGTCGAATATCCCAAGCTGATCCAACGCATCATCGCCTCGGGCGAAAAGAACGACAAGATCCGCATTCGCAAGGTCGACAAAAGCCGGTTCGACGAGGAAGCGGCACTGATCCTCGACATCCTCAACGATGCATGGTCGGGCAATTGGGGTTTCGTGCCGATCACCGATGCAGAGGTCGCGCATACCGGCAAGAAGCTGAAGCCGCTGGTGTTCGAAGACCTGATCCGCGTAGCCGAGTACGAGGGCGAGCCGGTCGCCTTTATGATGACGCTGCCCGACCTGAACCGCCCGATCAAGGAGATTGGCGGAAAGCTGTTCCCGTTCGGCTGGATCAAGCTGCTGCGCTGGCTGCGCCATCCCTATCCCGCCGACATGCGCGTGCCGCTGATGGGGGTGCGCAGTCATTTGCAAAGCTCGCGCCTTGCCAGTCAGCTGGCCTTTATGATGATCGAATATATCCGCCGCGAGGCGGTGGTGAAATACGGATCGAAGCGGGGCGAGATCGGCTGGATCCTTGACGATAATCAAGGGATGAACGCCATTGCCGAGGCGATCGACGCCACGGTCAACCGCGAATATACGATCTATGGTAAGGCGCTGGTCGGCTGA